A genomic segment from Fusarium fujikuroi IMI 58289 draft genome, chromosome FFUJ_chr04 encodes:
- a CDS encoding related to SPP30 protein → MSNLQPPNTVAPTPTPSGSKDPGLRYPSNGKNIYSRPLNRTKTAELSQASFAYLFGEMVTYAQRRVKGIQELEQRLNLQGHSIGLKLLDLLLFREPARTQTRPLSIIALLHFIKQNIWQHLFGRQADRLEKSANPETPEEYMIIDNEPLVNQYISVPKEMSQLNCAAYVAGIVEGVCDGADFPAKVTAHTVAEGDMWPGKTVFLVKFRPEVLEREGFLGKN, encoded by the exons ATGAGCAACCTCCAACCCCCCAACACCGTGGCGCCAACGCCTACACCAAGCGGCAGCAAAGACCCTGGCCTGCGATACCCCAGCAATGGAAAGAATATCTACAGTCGCCCGTTGAATAGGACCAAGACGGCCGAGCTGAGCCAGGCGAGCTTTGCGTATCTGTTTGGCGAGATGGTGACGTATGCGCAGAGAAGGGTCAAGGGCATTCAGGAGCTTGAACAGCG ACTTAACCTTCAAGGCCACTCTATCGGTCTCAAACTCCtcgatcttctcctcttccgcGAACCAGCGCGTACGCAGACCCGACCACTCAGTATCATTGCCCTTCTCCACTTCATAAAGCAAAATATCTGGCAGCACCTCTTCGGCCGTCAAGCAGACCGACTCGAGAAATCCGCCAACCCCGAAACACCAGAGGAATACATGATCATCGATAACGAACCTCTCGTGAACCAATACATCAGCGTTCCCAAAGAAATGAGCCAGCTGAACTGCGCTGCCTACGTAGCCGGTATTGTGGAAGGTGTCTGCGACGGAGCTGATTTCCCAGCAAAAGTTACAGCGCATACAGTTGCAGAGGGTGATATGTGGCCTGGCAAGACGGTCTTTCTCGTCAAGTTCAGACCGGAAGTACTGGAGAGGGAAGGATTCTTGGGGAAGAACTAG